The window GCGCCGGGGCCGGGCTGGTGAACTATGTTGGCCACGCCAGCCAGTACCAGTGGGCCGTCACCGATTACAACAAAACCCCACCATACCTGCTCGGCCAGTACGACCCCGACGACCTGACCAACGGCGCGCGCCAGCCGATCGTGCTCGAGATGACCTGCCTCACCGGGGCATTCCAGACGCCCTCATACGGCGGGACGATCGACGAGCGGCTGCTGCTGAACCCGAGCGGCGGCGCGATTGGCGTGTGGGCGCCTACCGGCCAGGGCGTGGCTCACGGCCACGATGCGCTCCAGCGCGGTTTCTACACCAAGCTCTGGGATGCGCCGCCGCTGAGTGCGCGGCTGGGCGAGCTGGCCGTTGCAGGCTATGCCGAGCTGTACAACAAGGGCCTATGCTGCCAGGACGCGATCTCGACCTACGCGCTGCTAGGCGACGCGATGATGCCGGCGCGGGTCATCCCGGCACACCGGCTGTACCTGCCAGCCACGCGCCGCTGAGCTAGGCCTCGTGGCGCGCCAGGCGGTCGGCCAGGTAGACCGCCAGCACGCCCACGGCATAGGCTGCCAGATCATACCAGCTGAAGCCCGTCCCCAGCACGATCGCGCCGAGCCTGAGCACAGGGTTGCCGCTGCGCGCCATGCGCGCCGGTATGCCGCTAATCTGAAATGCCTCGATCGCTGCTACCAGCCCGAACGCGGCCAGCGCCACGCCGCCAGGCGCGCGCGCAGGGGCAATTGCGCGCAGCACCAGGTAGAGCAACACCGCGTAGAGCGCATCGCCGAGGTATTTGTCGAGCAAGGCCGTGCCGCTATGCAGCGTGCGCGAAAGCACGCCGATCAGGATGATCGCCAGGGCGGTGGCCAGGTAGGCCTTACGTGGGCTGAGCATGGGCGGGCTACGAGGCCGGCTGCTGCCGTAGTAGCGTCAGCGAGCGCCCGCGCAGCCTGTAGGGGACACCGGGTGCGAATGCCAGCGTGACAGTATTCTCGGGCGCATACGTATCGACAAGCACCTCCCAGGGCGGTGCGTTGGCGTCGCCGGGCAGCATAAAAGCGATGTCGTCGGCGTGGGCATTTAGCAGCAGCAGCAACACGTCGTCGTGGATCACATTGCCATGCTCGTCCCACTCATTCATCACCTGGCCATTGAGCTTCATG of the Candidatus Kouleothrix ribensis genome contains:
- a CDS encoding DUF2809 domain-containing protein, encoding MLSPRKAYLATALAIILIGVLSRTLHSGTALLDKYLGDALYAVLLYLVLRAIAPARAPGGVALAAFGLVAAIEAFQISGIPARMARSGNPVLRLGAIVLGTGFSWYDLAAYAVGVLAVYLADRLARHEA